In Eubalaena glacialis isolate mEubGla1 chromosome 4, mEubGla1.1.hap2.+ XY, whole genome shotgun sequence, one DNA window encodes the following:
- the MVB12A gene encoding multivesicular body subunit 12A, protein MDPGSGADAAPLAGLAWSSASAPPPRGFSAISCTVEGAPASFGKTFGQKSGYFLCLNPLGSLENPQENVVVDIQVLVDKSPLPPGFSPVCDPLDSKASVSKKKRMCVKLVPLGVADTAVFDVRLSGKTKTVPGYLRVGDMGGFAIWCKKAKAPRPVPKPRALSRDMRDLSLGPPGQPSKGGFPERMLSRLGSRASTLRRSDSIYEASNLYGISAMDGVPFTLHPRFEGKSCGPLAFSAFADLTIKSLADIEEEYNYGFVVEKTAAARLPPSVS, encoded by the exons ATGGATCCGGGGTCCGGGGCCGACGCGGCCCCGTTGGCTGGTTTGGCCTGGTCGTCGGCCTCGGCGCCCCCGCCTCGGGGATTCAGTGCG ATCTCCTGCACTGTGGAGGGGGCGCCCGCCAGCTTCGGCAAGACTTTCGGGCAGAAATCCGGCTACTTCCTGTGCCTCAATCCTTTGGGCAGCCTAGAG aATCCACAGGAGAACGTGGTGGTCGATATCCAGGTCCTGGTGGACAAGAGCCCCCTCCCGCCGGGATTCTCCCCGGTCTGCGACCCCTTGGACTCCA AGGCCTCCGTGTCCAAGAAGAAACGCATGTGTGTGAAGCTGGTGCCCTTGGGGGTCGCGGACACAGCTGTCTTTGATGTCCGGCTGAGTGGGAAAACCAAGACGGTGCCTGGATACCTGCGAGTAGG GGACATGGGGGGCTTCGCCATCTGGTGCAAGAAGGCCAAGGCCCCGCGGCCAGTGCCCAAGCCCCGAGCTCTCAGCCGAGACATGAGAGACCTCTCCCTGGGCCCGCCTGGCCAGCCCAG CAAGGGTGGCTTCCCAGAGCGGATGCTTTCGAGGCTGGGCTCTCGGGCATCTACCCTTCGGAGGAGCGACTCCATCTACGAGGCCTCCAACCTCTATGGCATCTCAg CCATGGATGGGGTTCCCTTCACGCTGCACCCCCGATTCGAGGGCAAGAGCTGTGGTCCCCTG GCCTTCTCTGCCTTTGCTGATCTGACCATCAAGTCACTGGCGGACATTGAGGAGGAG tacAACTACGGCTTCGTGGTGGAGAAGACGGCAGCTGCCCGCCTGCCCCCTAGCGTCTCTTAG
- the LOC133090296 gene encoding transmembrane protein 241, translated as MCMRRCLVGLTFCICYLASYLTNKYVLSVLKFTYPTLFQGWQALIGGLLLHVSWKLGWAEINNSSRSDVLTWLPASVLFVGVIYAGSRALSRLAIPVFLILHNVAEVIICGHQKCFQKEKTSPAKICSALFLLAAAGCLLFSDSQFDPDGYFWAVIRLCCIGAYKILQKSQRPNALSDTDQQYLNYLFSVVLLAFASHPTGDLLSVLHFPFLYFYRFHGSCCASGFLGFLLMFSTVKLKSLMTPGQCVAWIFFAKGLPWWRSG; from the coding sequence ATGTGCATGAGGAGGTGCCTGGTTGGCCTCACGTTTTGTATCTGCTATCTGGCTTCTTACCTCACGAACAAGTATGTCCTGTCTGTCTTGAAATTTACCTACCCTACATTATTCCAAGGGTGGCAGGCGTTAATTGGTGGACTTTTGCTTCATGTGTCATGGAAACTGGGCTGGGCGGAGATCAACAACAGTTCAAGATCTGATGTTTTGACATGGCTTCCTGCTTCAGTGCTGTTTGTGGGTGTCATCTATGCTGGGTCCAGAGCACTGTCCAGACTGGCCATTCCTGTGTTTCTCATTTTGCATAATGTAGCCGAAGTTATCATCTGTGGGCACCAGAAgtgttttcagaaagaaaaaacatctcCTGCAAAGATCTGTAGTGCCCTCTTCCTCCTGGCTGCCGCAGGGTGCCTGCTCTTCAGCGACTCCCAGTTTGATCCAGATGGTTATTTCTGGGCTGTAATTCGCTTATGCTGCATAGGGGCTTATAAGATACTACAGAAATCCCAGAGACCCAACGCGTTAAGTGACACTGACCAGCAGTACTTAAACTATCTATTCAGTGTGGTGCTCCTGGCATTTGCATCTCACCCCACAGGTGATCTCCTCAGCGTCCTGCACTTTCCGTTCTTGTATTTCTATAGATTCCATGGCAGCTGCTGTGCCAGTGgatttttaggattcttactcATGTTCAGCACAGTGAAGCTAAAAAGCCTTATGACCCCAGGGCAGTGTGTAGCCTGGATTTTCTTtgctaaggggcttccctggtggcgcagtggttaa